From one Phycisphaerae bacterium genomic stretch:
- the dacB gene encoding D-alanyl-D-alanine carboxypeptidase/D-alanyl-D-alanine-endopeptidase — protein sequence MLTARFTVTALLGFLAAPPAWAQPAALTARLDERLARVPQNTRIGLLVAEADSGAVWYAHDADALLKPASVQKLFVTAAALERFGPDFRFETRLYARGDEVWILGGGDPGFGDERIEQRQNCRLTRIFDEWAAALRAQGTTAIGKLVLDDSIFDALVRHPDWPDDQSDRWYQAPVGGLNINNNCLDVTVVVRGRDISLRLHPDVSTELIRNTLQRGKQQRPVLKRPPNSDVFQLSGTVTRGGPLDPVCVNQPTMFFAHAVRAALQQRGISIRGDVVRRQLTAPELAGAKLLATHATALPDVLWRCNTFSQNMFAESLLKSLAAYGPDGQRGNASGSWDAGRALARATLERLGIDMTGATLRDGSGLSHDNRATATQFTRLLIRMRRHPHADVFLKSLAAAGEEGSMQRRYGDPALRGRLRGKTGTIAGVHTFAGYLTRPDGTVLAVAVLVNGPAANNLPPDVCKLLATVD from the coding sequence TTGCTCACCGCGCGCTTCACGGTAACCGCGCTGCTTGGATTCCTTGCGGCGCCGCCGGCCTGGGCCCAGCCTGCGGCGCTCACCGCGCGCCTTGACGAACGGCTCGCGCGCGTCCCGCAGAACACGCGCATCGGCCTGCTGGTCGCCGAGGCCGACAGCGGCGCCGTGTGGTACGCCCACGACGCCGACGCCCTGCTCAAGCCCGCCAGCGTCCAGAAGCTTTTCGTGACTGCCGCCGCGCTCGAGCGCTTCGGCCCGGACTTCCGCTTCGAGACGCGGCTCTACGCGCGCGGCGATGAAGTGTGGATTCTGGGCGGCGGCGATCCGGGCTTCGGCGACGAGCGCATCGAGCAGCGCCAGAATTGCCGCCTGACACGCATCTTCGATGAATGGGCCGCCGCCCTGCGCGCCCAAGGCACGACCGCGATCGGCAAGCTCGTCCTAGACGACTCGATCTTTGACGCGCTGGTCCGCCACCCCGACTGGCCCGACGACCAGTCCGACCGCTGGTACCAGGCCCCCGTCGGCGGGCTGAACATCAACAACAACTGCCTGGACGTCACCGTCGTCGTCCGCGGCCGCGACATTTCGCTGCGCCTGCACCCGGACGTGTCCACCGAGCTCATCCGCAACACCCTGCAACGCGGCAAGCAGCAACGCCCCGTGCTGAAGCGTCCTCCCAATAGCGACGTGTTCCAGCTTTCGGGCACCGTCACCCGCGGCGGCCCGCTCGACCCCGTCTGCGTGAATCAGCCCACGATGTTTTTCGCGCACGCGGTCCGCGCCGCCCTGCAGCAGCGTGGCATCAGCATTCGCGGCGACGTCGTGCGCCGCCAGCTCACCGCGCCGGAACTGGCCGGCGCCAAGCTGCTCGCCACGCACGCCACCGCCCTTCCCGACGTGCTGTGGCGCTGCAACACGTTCAGCCAGAACATGTTCGCGGAATCCCTCCTCAAGTCGCTGGCCGCCTATGGACCCGACGGTCAGCGTGGCAACGCCTCGGGCAGTTGGGATGCGGGCCGCGCGCTCGCACGCGCGACACTCGAACGGCTCGGTATCGACATGACCGGCGCGACGCTCCGCGACGGCAGCGGCCTCAGCCACGACAACCGCGCCACCGCCACGCAGTTCACCCGCCTGCTCATTCGCATGCGCCGCCATCCGCACGCGGACGTCTTCCTCAAGAGCCTCGCCGCCGCGGGCGAAGAGGGCTCCATGCAACGCCGCTACGGCGACCCCGCCCTGCGTGGTCGGCTGCGCGGCAAGACCGGCACCATCGCCGGCGTGCATACGTTCGCGGGGTATCTCACCCGCCCCGATGGCACCGTCCTGGCGGTCGCCGTCCTGGTCAACGGCCCCGCGGCCAACAATCTCCCGCCCGACGTCTGCAAGCTGCTTGCCACGGTCGATTAG
- a CDS encoding DUF2961 domain-containing protein — MQIGLSSLSALAQIRDFKSKRCSSFDRTGGNHDAIPVAPGKRLVLAAIDGPACIKHIWSTCSHAHNRDAMRSMVLRMWWDDERTPSVEVPLADFFGGGFGICRNFWSAPLQMNPDGGRGMNCWFPMPFRRRARLEVHNEWREPIEIFFYVDYELYPRWEADLAYFHAQWRRENPTQGWGRQDIKGPPNVAHLKRAWATPNTTGAENYVILEARGRGQYVGCHLDVDCFQREKNDWYGEGDDMIFIDGEPWPPSLHGTGTEDYFSGAYCPRTEYSSPYTGITQYSGSPQWGEADQHWPFRGKNSLYRFHVLDPIRFNRSIRVTIEHGHNNKLSNDYSSTAYWYQFEPHGKFPKLLPAAKRLARPDWPPFVPAPGTPAAPPKTATRARRRR; from the coding sequence ATGCAGATCGGTCTTTCGTCGTTAAGCGCGCTCGCTCAGATCCGCGACTTCAAGTCCAAACGGTGCAGCAGCTTTGACCGCACGGGCGGCAACCACGACGCGATCCCGGTGGCGCCAGGCAAGCGGCTCGTGCTGGCGGCGATCGACGGTCCCGCGTGCATCAAGCATATCTGGAGCACGTGCAGCCATGCCCACAATCGCGACGCGATGCGCAGCATGGTGCTGCGGATGTGGTGGGACGACGAGCGAACGCCCAGCGTCGAGGTGCCGCTGGCCGATTTCTTCGGCGGCGGGTTCGGCATCTGCCGGAATTTCTGGTCGGCGCCGCTGCAGATGAATCCGGATGGCGGGCGCGGGATGAACTGCTGGTTCCCGATGCCGTTTCGCCGGCGGGCACGCCTCGAGGTTCACAACGAATGGCGCGAGCCGATCGAGATCTTCTTCTACGTCGACTACGAGCTGTACCCGCGCTGGGAAGCGGACTTGGCGTATTTTCACGCGCAATGGCGGCGTGAGAATCCGACGCAGGGGTGGGGGCGGCAGGATATCAAAGGGCCGCCGAATGTCGCGCACCTGAAGCGCGCCTGGGCCACGCCGAACACGACCGGGGCGGAGAACTATGTCATTCTTGAAGCGCGCGGGCGCGGACAGTACGTCGGCTGCCACCTGGACGTGGACTGCTTCCAGCGCGAGAAGAACGACTGGTACGGCGAAGGCGACGACATGATCTTCATCGACGGCGAGCCGTGGCCGCCGAGCCTGCACGGCACGGGGACCGAGGACTACTTCAGCGGCGCATACTGCCCCCGGACGGAGTACAGCTCGCCCTATACCGGAATCACGCAATACAGCGGCTCGCCGCAGTGGGGCGAGGCGGACCAGCACTGGCCGTTTCGCGGCAAGAACTCGCTGTATCGTTTTCACGTGCTGGATCCGATCCGGTTCAACCGGTCGATCCGGGTGACGATCGAGCATGGGCACAACAACAAGCTGAGCAACGACTACAGCAGCACGGCGTACTGGTACCAGTTCGAGCCGCACGGCAAGTTCCCCAAGCTGCTGCCGGCGGCGAAGCGGTTGGCGCGGCCGGACTGGCCGCCGTTTGTCCCGGCGCCAGGCACGCCGGCAGCGCCACCCAAGACAGCCACGCGGGCCCGGCGACGACGCTAA
- a CDS encoding O-antigen ligase family protein, translated as MNTEIALAATHTDPPGSAARTCSRTALLLAWLLLAGTFFLLSPPPGQTYPGAIPWSPHSLLHRLTEWMSLNGRLATVRGVEVKDLVFHLAAALGMLLLAACTLLTRAAVGPLRSGPAGSAQLLLAGWVLLSLLSSLWAGDAAIARGQALLYALHLCWAVSLAGTLQRRHLPGLLHGLTAISALGAVLCIWYVHERNPAHRPGFPIGNPNVLAAVLLPGVLIAVATGVSAVLEFVRERRRGALGRAAWAGVMLVPLIWCQVLTGARGALLGLAAGLVVIGLFQVGRRLRWALSLVFALGVMGAGTWWFHSSHLDVTMARGATVRFRIYAWRYASELWNASSWARMAGQGAGSYPRLAGVYAVRDRALDPAAFMGEIVEHAHNEVLEVLTEIGLLGGVTYVGGFVASLFAASALLRASTPGRERWLHLALTGSIAALMADALTGVSLRLPGAAPILFTLLGALWAVAGPLTPRGAGAASHAAGTPAKHSWVLAALVCLAASGAAGWAGLRNWSGVVAEQAASVAELRQDYAAAEAAIRVAESRLLDPVRVTAARKAALEYRVGMAREAMRAFIAEPSPATAAKAAPLAEAAYGEALELTQVTPALEQTDATAARCAEWLAVVNGQAAPQAAAEWAERARRAWLRQRERTPFDVDTLLALTRYPAGLDAHVGLLRDALRFMDTLPFVAESRRGAQQFWTHVLRQLGSQPGFEAVLSQFVAAAGPITPETDIEAIIASRAGETQRLAAAWLALRGDLVGAAERAARAAELYAPLRPRFPTLQSVALAEQADYLLRGGAARAEEAARLVDEAIRRLPVIQEQKYEELVGPFQRQLAFSRLAAGQLEEGLQAIGATPESTADALERLLAEATARGSPAEVLDCVRATLCPRFPVLCGPATSSGSPG; from the coding sequence GTGAATACCGAAATCGCGCTCGCGGCCACACACACCGATCCGCCCGGGTCCGCGGCGCGCACCTGCTCGCGGACCGCACTGCTGCTGGCGTGGCTGCTGCTCGCCGGCACGTTCTTCCTGCTCAGTCCGCCGCCGGGGCAGACCTATCCTGGTGCGATCCCCTGGAGTCCTCACTCCCTGCTGCATCGGCTGACGGAGTGGATGTCCTTGAACGGCCGGCTGGCCACGGTCCGGGGGGTGGAAGTGAAGGATCTGGTGTTTCACCTGGCGGCGGCCCTGGGGATGCTGCTGCTGGCGGCGTGCACGCTGCTGACCCGGGCGGCCGTGGGCCCCCTGCGGTCTGGGCCGGCGGGGTCGGCGCAGTTGTTGCTGGCGGGGTGGGTGCTGCTCTCCCTGCTCAGCAGCCTGTGGGCGGGCGACGCGGCGATCGCGCGGGGGCAGGCGCTGCTTTACGCGCTGCACCTGTGCTGGGCGGTGAGCCTGGCGGGCACGCTGCAACGCCGGCACCTGCCGGGGCTGCTCCATGGGCTGACGGCGATCTCGGCGCTGGGGGCGGTCTTGTGCATCTGGTACGTGCACGAACGCAATCCCGCGCACCGGCCCGGGTTCCCGATCGGGAACCCCAATGTGCTGGCGGCGGTGCTGCTGCCGGGGGTGTTGATCGCGGTGGCGACGGGGGTGTCGGCGGTCCTCGAGTTCGTCCGTGAGCGGCGTCGCGGCGCGCTCGGGCGGGCGGCGTGGGCGGGTGTGATGCTGGTACCGCTGATCTGGTGCCAGGTGCTGACGGGGGCGCGGGGAGCGCTGCTGGGGCTGGCGGCCGGGCTGGTCGTGATCGGGCTGTTTCAGGTGGGGCGGCGGCTGCGCTGGGCGTTGTCGCTGGTGTTTGCACTGGGCGTGATGGGGGCCGGCACGTGGTGGTTCCACAGCTCGCACCTGGACGTGACCATGGCGCGCGGCGCAACCGTCCGCTTCCGGATCTACGCCTGGCGGTATGCGTCCGAGCTGTGGAATGCGTCGTCGTGGGCGCGGATGGCCGGGCAGGGGGCCGGCTCATACCCGCGTCTGGCCGGCGTCTATGCAGTTCGCGACCGGGCGCTCGACCCGGCGGCGTTCATGGGCGAAATCGTGGAGCATGCACACAACGAAGTGCTGGAGGTGCTCACGGAGATCGGCCTGCTCGGGGGCGTGACGTATGTCGGCGGGTTCGTGGCGTCGCTGTTTGCGGCGTCGGCCTTGCTGCGGGCCAGCACACCGGGGCGGGAGCGCTGGCTCCATCTAGCGCTAACGGGCAGCATTGCGGCGTTGATGGCCGACGCGCTGACGGGGGTGTCGCTGCGCCTGCCGGGGGCGGCGCCGATCCTTTTCACGCTGTTGGGGGCGTTGTGGGCGGTGGCGGGGCCGTTGACGCCGCGTGGCGCGGGTGCGGCTTCGCACGCGGCCGGCACGCCTGCCAAGCATTCGTGGGTGCTGGCGGCGCTGGTCTGCCTCGCGGCATCCGGGGCGGCCGGCTGGGCGGGGCTGCGCAACTGGTCCGGCGTGGTCGCGGAGCAAGCGGCGTCGGTCGCCGAACTCCGGCAGGACTATGCAGCGGCCGAGGCGGCGATTCGCGTGGCGGAGTCGCGGTTGCTGGATCCGGTGCGGGTGACGGCCGCGCGCAAGGCGGCGCTGGAGTACCGCGTGGGGATGGCGCGTGAGGCGATGCGCGCCTTCATCGCCGAACCGTCACCAGCGACGGCAGCGAAAGCGGCGCCGCTGGCGGAGGCGGCGTATGGCGAGGCGCTGGAACTCACTCAAGTGACCCCGGCGCTGGAGCAGACGGACGCGACGGCGGCGCGGTGCGCCGAGTGGCTGGCTGTGGTGAATGGACAGGCGGCGCCGCAGGCGGCCGCCGAGTGGGCGGAGCGGGCCCGGCGGGCCTGGCTGCGGCAACGGGAGCGGACGCCGTTCGACGTGGACACCCTGTTGGCGCTGACGCGCTACCCGGCGGGGCTGGACGCGCACGTGGGCCTGCTGCGCGATGCGCTGCGGTTCATGGACACGCTGCCGTTCGTGGCGGAGAGCCGGCGCGGCGCGCAGCAGTTCTGGACGCACGTGCTACGTCAACTGGGGAGTCAGCCGGGCTTCGAGGCGGTGCTGAGCCAGTTTGTGGCGGCGGCCGGACCGATCACGCCCGAGACGGACATCGAAGCGATCATCGCGTCCCGCGCGGGGGAGACACAGCGCCTGGCGGCGGCGTGGCTGGCGCTGCGCGGCGATCTGGTCGGCGCGGCCGAACGAGCGGCGCGCGCCGCGGAGCTTTACGCGCCGCTGCGTCCGCGGTTTCCGACGCTGCAGTCGGTAGCGCTGGCGGAGCAGGCCGATTACCTGCTGCGCGGCGGGGCAGCGCGGGCGGAAGAGGCGGCCCGGTTGGTAGATGAGGCCATTCGGCGGTTGCCGGTGATCCAGGAGCAGAAGTACGAGGAGCTGGTCGGCCCGTTTCAGCGGCAACTGGCGTTCTCTCGGCTGGCCGCGGGGCAGCTTGAGGAAGGCCTGCAGGCCATCGGCGCCACGCCGGAATCGACCGCCGACGCCTTGGAGCGTCTGCTGGCCGAGGCGACTGCGCGGGGCAGTCCCGCGGAGGTCTTGGATTGCGTGCGGGCCACGCTGTGTCCGCGGTTTCCCGTGTTGTGCGGGCCCGCGACGAGCAGCGGCAGCCCTGGTTAG
- the murC gene encoding UDP-N-acetylmuramate--L-alanine ligase produces the protein MTQVAVSMSAPRCDSRVIPGELEKLRIHLVGIGGCGMSALATLLLRRGTRISGTDARASAELERLAACGAHVTTVQTAAALPPGAELVVASAAIPADHPELLEARRRGVPIVKYAELLGAVMSRYDGIAISGTHGKSTTTAWLAFVLRQAGRDPSFVVGATVAQLGGGSGAGAGRHFVAEACEYDRSFLNLRPRRAVILNIEEDHLDCYKDIDAIRAAFAAFAQQVPDDGLVVLNAQDVRCRALRPAVTARVETFGCDEHVTWRATDITLIDGRYAFNVVHDGTLLGRVHPALPGRHNVDNALAVIALAHDSGVPWSEMQRGLHEFAGARRRLELRGEVAGRTILDDYAHHPTEIRATLKAARERFNPKRLWCVFQPHQHSRTRFLLTDFAQSFSYADRVVVPDIYFVRDSQRERELVCAQDLVNEIQGRGGDATFIPQFDAIVALLAQETQPGDIILTMGAGNIWKVADELVQRLGGHLPA, from the coding sequence ATGACGCAAGTTGCCGTTTCGATGAGCGCCCCGCGCTGCGATTCGCGCGTGATTCCCGGCGAGCTTGAAAAACTGCGCATTCACCTGGTCGGCATCGGCGGCTGCGGCATGTCCGCGCTCGCCACCCTGTTGCTGCGCCGCGGCACGCGCATCAGCGGCACCGATGCACGCGCATCGGCCGAGCTGGAACGCCTCGCCGCGTGCGGCGCGCACGTGACCACCGTGCAGACCGCTGCCGCGCTTCCGCCCGGCGCCGAGCTGGTCGTCGCGTCCGCCGCCATCCCCGCGGACCACCCGGAGCTGCTCGAGGCGCGCCGCCGCGGTGTGCCCATCGTCAAGTACGCCGAGCTGCTCGGCGCGGTCATGTCACGCTACGACGGCATCGCCATCAGCGGCACCCACGGCAAGAGTACGACCACCGCCTGGCTCGCGTTCGTTCTCCGCCAGGCCGGCCGCGACCCCAGCTTCGTCGTCGGCGCGACGGTCGCGCAGCTCGGCGGCGGCAGCGGCGCCGGCGCCGGCCGGCACTTCGTGGCCGAAGCCTGCGAGTACGACCGATCGTTCCTGAACCTGCGTCCCCGGCGGGCGGTGATCCTGAACATCGAGGAAGACCACCTCGACTGCTACAAGGACATCGACGCCATCCGCGCGGCCTTCGCGGCCTTCGCCCAACAGGTGCCCGACGACGGGCTGGTGGTGCTCAATGCCCAGGACGTCCGCTGTCGCGCGCTGCGGCCCGCAGTCACCGCGCGCGTGGAGACGTTCGGGTGTGACGAGCACGTTACCTGGCGTGCCACCGACATCACGCTCATCGACGGCCGCTATGCCTTCAACGTCGTCCACGACGGCACGCTGCTCGGTCGCGTGCACCCGGCCCTGCCCGGCCGTCACAACGTGGACAACGCCCTCGCCGTCATCGCGCTGGCCCACGACAGCGGCGTGCCGTGGTCGGAGATGCAGCGCGGCCTGCACGAGTTCGCGGGCGCCCGGCGGCGGCTGGAGCTGCGCGGCGAAGTGGCCGGACGGACGATTCTGGATGACTACGCCCACCACCCGACCGAAATTCGCGCGACGCTCAAAGCCGCCCGCGAGCGCTTCAATCCGAAGCGGCTGTGGTGTGTCTTCCAGCCGCACCAACACTCGCGCACGCGCTTCCTACTGACCGATTTCGCGCAGAGCTTCAGCTACGCCGACCGCGTCGTCGTCCCCGACATTTACTTCGTCCGCGACAGCCAGCGCGAGCGCGAGCTGGTCTGCGCGCAGGACCTCGTCAACGAGATTCAGGGCCGCGGCGGCGACGCCACGTTCATCCCGCAGTTTGACGCGATCGTCGCGCTGCTGGCCCAGGAAACGCAGCCGGGGGATATCATTCTGACCATGGGCGCTGGAAACATCTGGAAGGTCGCCGATGAGCTGGTGCAGCGGCTTGGAGGACATCTGCCGGCGTGA
- the murB gene encoding UDP-N-acetylmuramate dehydrogenase: MSWCSGLEDICRRDVPLSEHTWYGLGGPARWFVTPRSEDELATVLARCAAQAVPWRILGRGANVLVRDAGVDAAVIHLTGRAWEAIRFEDPLVHVAGGADFTRVVKQAVERGLVGLENLAGIPGSMGGIIHMNAGGRYGSIAQYVRDAHLMTPDGQRLTRSAAQLGFTYRHCALAGAIVTAVTLALQPGDRAAARARFREIWTAKHATQPPVSAKSAGCIFKNPPGHAAGKLIDEAGLKGTRRGGAEISPRHANFIVAHPGARTQDVLDLIALVQERVYHATGLTLELEVELW; the protein is encoded by the coding sequence ATGAGCTGGTGCAGCGGCTTGGAGGACATCTGCCGGCGTGATGTCCCGCTGTCCGAGCACACCTGGTACGGGCTCGGCGGGCCGGCCCGCTGGTTCGTCACTCCCCGCAGCGAGGACGAGCTGGCGACCGTCCTGGCGCGCTGTGCCGCGCAGGCCGTTCCCTGGCGCATCCTCGGCCGCGGCGCCAACGTCCTCGTCCGCGACGCAGGCGTCGACGCCGCCGTCATTCACCTGACCGGCCGCGCCTGGGAAGCCATCCGTTTTGAAGACCCACTGGTCCACGTCGCCGGCGGGGCGGATTTCACGCGGGTCGTGAAGCAGGCAGTCGAGCGCGGGCTGGTCGGCCTCGAAAACCTCGCCGGCATCCCCGGCAGCATGGGCGGCATCATCCACATGAACGCCGGCGGGCGCTACGGCTCGATCGCGCAGTACGTCCGCGACGCGCACCTCATGACCCCGGACGGCCAACGCCTGACCCGCAGCGCGGCGCAGCTTGGTTTCACCTATCGCCACTGTGCGCTCGCGGGCGCCATCGTCACCGCGGTGACGCTCGCGCTGCAGCCCGGCGACCGCGCTGCGGCGCGCGCGCGCTTCCGCGAAATCTGGACCGCGAAGCACGCCACCCAGCCGCCCGTGTCCGCAAAGTCCGCCGGTTGCATCTTCAAGAATCCCCCCGGCCACGCCGCCGGCAAGTTGATCGACGAGGCCGGTCTCAAAGGCACGCGCCGCGGCGGCGCGGAGATCAGCCCGCGCCACGCGAACTTCATCGTGGCTCACCCTGGCGCGCGGACCCAGGACGTGTTAGACTTGATCGCACTCGTCCAGGAGCGTGTGTATCACGCCACCGGCCTGACCCTGGAGCTCGAGGTCGAGCTCTGGTGA
- a CDS encoding D-alanine--D-alanine ligase, translated as MPSPSSANPPARPRKLRVTVLCGGPSAEREISLASGQAVAEALRRNGHDVFVADIGPDQLAALDQPADVVFPALHGPFGEDGTVQRLLAERDLPFVGSDARASALAMDKAATKEAVIAAGIPTPAYEVWDAVTLRTRPAPRLSWPVIVKPVDQGSSVATNIVREAAGFPPAVRLAVDQFGRALVEQFIAGEEITVGILGDQALPPICIRPKRQFYDFEAKYRDNATEYLFDAGYPARVFEDAQALSRQVFARLGCRHLARIDWMVDQEQRLWFLEVNTLPGFTSHSLVPKAAARAGLSFDALVDRLVYMALGESS; from the coding sequence ATGCCTAGTCCATCGTCGGCCAATCCGCCGGCCCGCCCGCGCAAGTTGCGCGTGACCGTCCTCTGCGGCGGCCCCAGCGCCGAGCGCGAGATCAGCCTCGCTTCCGGCCAGGCCGTCGCGGAAGCGCTGCGCCGCAACGGTCACGACGTGTTCGTCGCGGACATCGGCCCCGACCAGCTCGCGGCCCTCGATCAGCCCGCCGACGTCGTGTTCCCTGCTCTCCACGGCCCCTTCGGTGAAGACGGGACGGTACAGCGCTTGCTCGCCGAGCGCGACCTGCCGTTCGTGGGGTCCGATGCCCGCGCCTCCGCGCTGGCGATGGACAAGGCCGCGACGAAGGAAGCCGTCATCGCCGCCGGCATCCCAACACCAGCCTACGAAGTGTGGGACGCCGTCACGCTGCGCACGCGGCCAGCTCCCCGCCTGAGCTGGCCCGTGATCGTCAAGCCGGTGGACCAGGGCAGCAGCGTCGCGACCAACATCGTCCGCGAAGCCGCCGGCTTCCCGCCGGCCGTCCGCCTGGCCGTGGACCAGTTCGGCCGGGCCCTCGTGGAACAGTTCATCGCCGGCGAGGAAATCACGGTGGGCATCCTCGGCGACCAGGCCCTGCCGCCGATCTGCATCCGCCCCAAGCGCCAATTCTACGACTTCGAGGCCAAATACCGGGACAACGCGACCGAATACTTGTTCGACGCCGGCTATCCGGCGCGCGTCTTCGAGGACGCGCAGGCGCTCAGCCGGCAGGTGTTCGCGCGGCTCGGCTGTCGCCACTTGGCGCGCATCGACTGGATGGTGGACCAGGAACAGCGGCTGTGGTTCCTCGAAGTGAACACGTTGCCGGGCTTCACGAGCCATTCGCTGGTGCCGAAAGCTGCGGCCCGCGCGGGTCTCTCGTTCGACGCCCTCGTCGACCGCCTCGTGTACATGGCCCTCGGGGAGTCATCGTGA